The Mucilaginibacter sp. PAMB04168 genome contains the following window.
CCGCCAAATCACTACTAACAGGCTTATGGATTCATTTCGTTTTTTGTAACAACTGCAGTCTGATAACAATGTCTTTTACCCAGATAAAGTTTTTACTTTAGTTGGCTTTCTTCTACTTAAAACCCTTTAACCACAATGTTTTACAATGAGTTAAAGGGTTTTTTGTTTCTTGCTGGTTACTTGTGGTGTAAAACAGGAAAAGTGTTAGGTTTACCTATTTTTCACGTAGGATATCAAAATACGATTTAGTTACAACTAACTATTTGGAGAGAAAAAGTTTCGTAATATTTTAGAAATGTGTTTCAGCTCAAAAGGGCTGTTAAAAATTTTATTATATATGAAAAAACATTTTCTTTCCTTTATAACAGGGCTATTTGTCCTTGTCATAGCATCATGTAGTAAAAGCGATACGGCAGAGCCATCAACCGCTGGTACTGGTACTGTTGAACCAACGCCTACTAATCCCAGTAATGGCGGCATAACCGACCCTGTATTTTCTAAAGAAGTTACTGGAAGTGCGTTTGCTGCTTGTGTTGACGATAACAAAAACATATTTGTTCTGGGGTATTTTGGTCCACAATACCAAACAAAGTTTAAGATATACAAGCTAACACCTAATGGTGCAATTGATAAATCATTTGATATTGATAAAGACAAAACCTGGTCAGACAATTTGCCCTCAAGGATAAGTATGATCGCTCTTCCTCAGGGAAAAGTTTTGATATCAGGTTCTTTTAAGGTTGATGGGGTTAGCAAATTTCTTATCCGTCTTAATGCAGATGGATCAATAGATAAATCTTACACTCCAACCACCCGTATAACATCAGTTAATACCCTTGTTAAGCTGACTGGTGGAAGGATTGCTGTTCTCGGTAGAAACACATTTGCCAATGGTTTCGGAGAAGCACACTTTTTCAGTCTTAACGAATTAGGGGAATATGACAGAAACAATGGGTTTCGCATCCAGGATGATAACACAGTGCTTCTTGATTTAATTGAATCAAAATCAGGAAAGATTTACCTTTCAGGCTTTTTCAGATTATCTGCGGGGAAATCAACAACTTACTCTATCGCAAGGTTTAACCCAGCTGATTTAACAATTGATGAAAGCTTTGCACAAGTACAGGATTACAGAAGCCTTGGGCAAAATGCTATTGAATTAAATGGTTCCATTATAAAAATGGTTGAACAGTCTGATGGGAAAATTATAATAGGTGGATCTTTTGACAAGTTCTATATACCAAACACAAGGGATAATATAACTAATTATCACCAGGTAGCTAGAGTGAATACAGACGGATCAATTGACGCCACTTTCAAGAATAACAACAATTACACTTCTGACTTAAGTGCTTTGGTAGGCACTTCAAGCGATCAATTACTTTTAGGCCGTCATCTGAGTTTAACGGCTTCGCAAGGGGAAAGATATCTTGAGCTCCTCGATAAAAATGGTAATATTTCGCCGACGTTCAAACTTGGTATGGAAGGAACGAGTATCGCAGGAATTGTTCGCCAGGACAACAATAATTTTATTGTGTTTGGAGCCTTTGGATATGACAATAATCCTGCTTTGTATCGTGTAAAATTATAAATAAATCATATTTAGCAGTACCACATGCTTTGAGGAAGTCCACGAAGGTATTTCTATTACAAATTATTTAGCGCGAAGGTACCAGGCTCATCTACTTTGAGCACCGGTTGTTGAAAATGGTTCTAATTGCAGCCCATCAAAGCGATGGGTTTGATTTCGGGAACCTGCCGCTTAACGCTACCTTTAAACATGGCTTATTCGTAGTCATGAGCGATGATATAACTTTTCATTATAACCCCTGGTAAGATATAGCCAGTAAACAGTCTAAATTCTAAGTCTGATGAAATCTCTCGCGGGGAAAGCATTCCAAACCCATTTATTAATACGCCCCTGAAATTCTTGCAGATTCAGTAACGATTTGCTAACTGACTGACTTTATAACAGCAGACTATCCTTTCAATCGATAGCAATATTCAATATATTGCCTTTATGAAATTACTATTGTACACGCTGTTAATTGCAAACCTGTTTTTTGGCTCGAACCGGCCGTTTTGTAGTGCGCAAACAAAGTCAGTTACGCCTGCTATCGCTTTTCCGGGTGCCGAGGGGTTTGGCAAGTATGCTACAGGTGGCCGGGGAGGACAAGTAGCTGAGGTTACCAACCTGAACGACTCAGGAGCAGGCAGTTTCAGAGATGCTTTGAAGATGTACCCTGGAGAACCTTTAACCATCGTTTTTCGCGTGGCCGGGATCATCGATTTAAAATCGGCAATTAAAGTTAGCCGCTCAAACCTAACTATAGCCGGTCAGACCGCTCCTGGCGAGGGCATTTGCCTCAAGGGTAACTCGTTCATATTAAACGGAGGGGGCAGAAATGGCAATATTATTATAAGATATTTACGATCCAGGCCGGGGAGTAATTTAGCGCATGGCATTTACGGTTTCGATATGGAAAACATGTCGAAAGTAATTATCGACCATTGTTCTTTCAGCTGGGCTAATGAAGAATGTGCAGCCATGTACGATATAAAAAACGTAACAGTACAGTGGAGTATTGTAAGCGAGGGCTTATACAATGCCGGACACCATAAAGGTCTGAGAAGTTATGGAGGTGTATGGGGCGGGCAAAATGTTACGTATCATCACAACTTGATTAGTAACCAAAACAGCAGAACGGTGCGGTTTAATGGTTCCCGTGCTCATGATACTCTTGCGGTGATTGATTACCGAAACAATGTTGTTTACAACTGGGGGCGCAATAACGCCTGTTATGGCGGAGAGGTAAAGATTCCGAATGGGCGGTCTGAAATAAATATGGTAAACAACTATTATAAACCAGGTCCTGCTACATCAACGGCGAAACAAATTTTTTGTGAAGCAGAGTTTTTTCCCGGAAAGGCATCTTCCAGTACCGGCCAATGGTATCTGGCCGGAAACATAATGGAGGGTAACGCTGAGCTCAACAAAAACAACGCTGTTGGTCTTGAGCTTTCTAAAATTCCGGACACGCTCCGAAGCCGTGCACTGGTAAATCATCCCTTTAAGGTGGAGGCCATAAATGATCAAACAGCGCGGGACGCCTACCAGGCAGTGCTTAATAAAGTTGGCGCTATTTTGCCCGTACGCGATATTGTGGATAGCCGGTTAATTAATGAAGTGCGCACAAATCGGCCCACCGGAATTGGGTCATTCGGAAAGCCGGGGATAATTGATGACCCTAAGGCAGTTGGTGGATGGCCTGCTTATTCAACGGCAGTTGCACCGCCTGATTCAGACCATGACGGTATGCCCGATGCCTGGGAAACTGCAAATGGATTAAATAAAAATGATGCTAACGATAGAAATAAAGTGTGGAGCAACGGTTACACGATGCTGGAAATTTACCTTAACCAGGTAAAGTAAAAAATTACAGTGGAGCATCGAGGTATTAACCGGGGTTTTGTAAGCGTTTTGTTCATTTAAAAAAGTAACAGGCAGCGACCACAACTGCCTGTTACCAATTATTGAACACTTACTAACCAGGTCATCAGAAATGAAGAAGGATGACCTTAGCCGGTATGATCTTGACACACATCAGGTAGTCCCTTGATGTGAGATTTTATTTGGTATTGCTACCACACTTTGCACAGATGTTGAAGGCTCTTGTTTTGCAGCCGGTGGTAAATCTTGTTCATATTGGGTGTGGTGCCTCCACGTGTTAATCTTTACCGTTGTATTTTCACACTCACATTAATATACGGACGCCGCTCATAATCTGAGGTAATGGCATTAACTAACATGATACCGTATTTTCCTTCGGGTGTTAAAAAGCAGATTGTGCATCCTGGAGATAGGCCAGTGGCAAAGTTTGTTGCGTTGATGGCCGTAAGCCCTGGGTTACGGGCCTTTGCCAAGGCATCAATGGTTGATGCCGACACTGCATTGTATAAGAAAGTATTTGTTTGGCTGGTTTGCGGAGCACTGAATTTTGTTGCCCTTTTTGTCCAGGCACTTACATCATACAAAGGAAACGGATTGGTTGGCGCACTGATAGAGTACAAGTTGTAAACGTACGGATTGGTTGCAACATCTTGAGGAGTTGTACTTGGGTTTGGCCTTCTCCAAATACCAAAATCTATTTTTGCAGAATTGGCTTGACCATTGGTATAGCTATAGCTTGTAGCATCGCTGAGCGAAAAGTAAGCTGGTAAAACCTTGGCAGCTGTATCTGGCAAATAGATATTTCTATTTGCATAAATCATATAACTCGGATTTACCTCTATGGTTACCTTTTTGTAGCCATCTCCAATGTAGGTGCCTTTTTGGTTCATGGCATAAATGCGATAACTTGTTTTACCGTCTCTTTGCATTTTTAACTTTAGCACATCAGAGTAACTTCTCCGTCGGGCATTATCGGTGACGTTAATCACAGTACGCTCGATGCCGTTTTGCGACCCGGCAGAGCGCTCAACAGTGATAGAGTACATATCTTGTGCGGCCGAATTAATGGTGTAGTCTACATAAACGCTATCGCCGTCGTTCACCAGCTTATAATCGGTTACGGCAAGGGGGCTTCGGTTATTAAAAGTAACCGTAACATCATCGAACATATTAAATATGTTGTCGGATTTTTTTGCGCATGAAGCAAGTAAAACTATGCTTAAGCCTGTAAAAAATAACTTTTGAATATTTTTGATTCTCATTGTTCAATCATTAAAATCACTTTTATTGAATTTGTATCAGTAACCTATTGCAACGGATCAAATGTCCCTCCGGCCCAGCCAATGGTAGGCACAATGTTGGCTCCATTATTAACAAAATCGTTATGAAACGTGTAGAAGTAATGGAACTCAGGTACACTATAAGCCGAATACTGATTATTGGTTATCAATACATAAGGCCTGAAATACCGCAGATACGTAGCTTTATCATTGATGTTGAGCGTTTCCCTGAACATTACGCCATTGGTAACGGCTTCTAAAACGCCCTTGTCACGCAGGTCATTTCCAACAGGCGGGTTAACCAAGTTAATTTCGATTTTTGTCATGTTCCCGGTAAGCAGGTGCATCTGGCGGGTTCTTCTCAAATCCGCGTTGCGTTTGTTCTCAAAGGCAAATTCAACCATCCTTTCGTTGAGCAAGAGTGTGCGCATCTGGTTTATGCCGGTTACTACACCCAGGCCGTAGTCATTGCTGCCGTTGCCTTGCACTATACCGGCTCTTATGCGTATCTGCCTAACCATATCTTTGGCGC
Protein-coding sequences here:
- a CDS encoding delta-60 repeat domain-containing protein, with the translated sequence MKKHFLSFITGLFVLVIASCSKSDTAEPSTAGTGTVEPTPTNPSNGGITDPVFSKEVTGSAFAACVDDNKNIFVLGYFGPQYQTKFKIYKLTPNGAIDKSFDIDKDKTWSDNLPSRISMIALPQGKVLISGSFKVDGVSKFLIRLNADGSIDKSYTPTTRITSVNTLVKLTGGRIAVLGRNTFANGFGEAHFFSLNELGEYDRNNGFRIQDDNTVLLDLIESKSGKIYLSGFFRLSAGKSTTYSIARFNPADLTIDESFAQVQDYRSLGQNAIELNGSIIKMVEQSDGKIIIGGSFDKFYIPNTRDNITNYHQVARVNTDGSIDATFKNNNNYTSDLSALVGTSSDQLLLGRHLSLTASQGERYLELLDKNGNISPTFKLGMEGTSIAGIVRQDNNNFIVFGAFGYDNNPALYRVKL
- a CDS encoding pectate lyase — its product is MKLLLYTLLIANLFFGSNRPFCSAQTKSVTPAIAFPGAEGFGKYATGGRGGQVAEVTNLNDSGAGSFRDALKMYPGEPLTIVFRVAGIIDLKSAIKVSRSNLTIAGQTAPGEGICLKGNSFILNGGGRNGNIIIRYLRSRPGSNLAHGIYGFDMENMSKVIIDHCSFSWANEECAAMYDIKNVTVQWSIVSEGLYNAGHHKGLRSYGGVWGGQNVTYHHNLISNQNSRTVRFNGSRAHDTLAVIDYRNNVVYNWGRNNACYGGEVKIPNGRSEINMVNNYYKPGPATSTAKQIFCEAEFFPGKASSSTGQWYLAGNIMEGNAELNKNNAVGLELSKIPDTLRSRALVNHPFKVEAINDQTARDAYQAVLNKVGAILPVRDIVDSRLINEVRTNRPTGIGSFGKPGIIDDPKAVGGWPAYSTAVAPPDSDHDGMPDAWETANGLNKNDANDRNKVWSNGYTMLEIYLNQVK